In Spea bombifrons isolate aSpeBom1 chromosome 5, aSpeBom1.2.pri, whole genome shotgun sequence, the sequence AACGTtttgacctcacaatgaggtctttatcaagttcagataaagacctcattgtgaggtcgaaacgttgttggtgttgtccttcaataaatctgcctgagctggaaccattgagtgcctggagcctttatttattttgatctactggcTAGATACCCAGACACTTCcaggtacatatatatttatcccAAAGCAGGTTAGGATTTTATACCGGCCCTTCAGCAACACGTGCAACAATGTAACCTGGGAAAAACATGGCCAACATGGCAAACTGCGGCCAGCTAGGATGCTTAGATTTTACACTTCATAAAACCCTATTTCCAGTGAGCTTAAAAATGTTACAGTAGCGCTgtgaatacattaatatttatttaaacaacacGCTGCGACAACCAGAATAGATGCCTGGCGCAGGCTCGCTtagcatgaaataaaaatgcttcGCACAGCACAGCTGAGAACAGCGAGTCCAGCTGTTTTTGGGAGAATGGCTGgtcataaataaaaaactgaATTATCTAGGAACATCTGTTGGGTACAGAACATGTGATCTACAGAAGAACGGGGGTCTTCAACATTTTTgcataaatgaaagaaaaaagttaatagaaatattaatgtattcatGCACCTTTATTTGGCTACTTAAGTTAAGCGGccacccaaaaaaacaaaaaaaaaataaaaaaaaacatacatttgtatGAAACCAATATTTAGGTTAAAAGATTGAGCATTAACCAAAACTcattattttatacacttttaAAGTAAACTAAATGTTTAGGTAccccccaaaaacaaacaaacaaacaaaaaataacacattttctgcacttTATACATGTTTAAGGGAAGACTTCGGAATTCATATCCCACCCGAGATTCGGAAGTAAAtagacaaaaacacacaaataatttatgaatttacttttataaattgcaaaaatttaaattgacaatttttGTAGCTGTCAAAAATActtgtaagaaaatatttatatattttaaatagagAAACAATAtgatttctacaaaaaaaaaaaccttaaatatgAATATCTACAGAGATAAATTGTCAAGATTCTGCTGCATTTCTACAttccaacaaaaaaacccagcaagAATTAGGATCAGGGCATGAAGGTGAACAAAGCCTGCATCGTGTGATTTGTTCAGTATCACCACTTCTCACTCAAGAAATCCAAGGGAAACatctcaaaataaaataattacccaTAATGCCACTGGCCTATATATTTTAGTTGTCAATTTACCGTTTCAATGAGAGTTCGCATAAATAGAGGTTATTGGATCAGATCCAAGCTTAGTTACCATATCATACCGGATatgacattttattctttccgtTGAAGCTTAATGACGCGAGAACACAAACAAGGTTTTAGCACTTCTGACTTATCAGTGCTTGCATTTGTGTCACACGATCCCATGATAATCCCGGGAAAATTGAAGgagaatggattttttttttggcattcgATGGTattaggaatgatgtttctaatccCATGATTACTTACAAAGAGAGTGCtacattcagcagagtaggcggaacagcacctttaactatACATAGAAGTGCTGCAATTATTTCAGgaaatagaacaaaataataaagttaatgTGAAGGAAGGTTCTATATTCTTCAGATCAAGTATAGGAATGGTGTCCATCTCCAGCCCAAGAGGCCAACAACAAGCCAAGGTTTTCAGCATCCCCAAAAGGTTAACAGCGTTTAGCAATCCATTCTAATAATCCAGCTCATCAGACATCTAGATTTTTGTGGGAAGATCTAGAAATCCTGCACTATTGGGGAAATcgttgttaaagaagcccttTTCTTACAGCATTTTGGCCGGGATACATGGTGGTGCCAGTAAACTTCTCACCACGCACCTAAATGGTCCAAGCATTGGGTGACCAGAAGAACTGAAGACTTCACAAAAACGTAAGGTTTGTTGAAATTGGTTATTGCTGAGAAGCTTTTATCAAGACTAACTTAGTATCATGGGAACTGCAGCTGGAAGCCCAGCCTTGTTGACTCAAGCACAATGACCAGCTTGACTTGGGTTCGTGAAGAGAGAACTACAAGTCCAAGCTCAGCCAAAGTTCTCATTCTCTAGCACCCTGTTAGTGTCGCTCAACAGCTGTTTATCCACCTCAAACATAGCACTTCAATAAAGAGTTCTGttccatttagaaaaaaacttCTTAGCATGCtaaccaaatttttttttttttttatcatttcccTTTTGAGaagttttttcagtttctatggcaacaacttaGCAGTGCCTGCTTGCGTGTCATATGAAAATTAAGCGTTCCCAGCAAAAATATGAAAGCCAAAATTTTGCACGATTGAACAATTGTTTCCTGGGAAATATCTAGCCACGTAATAGTACTCTGAAATACGCTTCTACTGATACAGTTACAAAACTGTTAAATTAAGCAGAGTAGATGGAACAGCAGTTTTAATGATACTGTTATAGATAAGCAAGAAGTGGTAATGCCTTGATAAACAGCCTCGGAATTCTCCTGAACCCTATCTAGTTGGCCAAACCTATGCATTTGGTATGAAGGCTGCCAAAGGGGCTCAGtaatggaaaagaaagaaagaaagaaagaaagaaagaaagaaagaaagaaagaaagaaagaaagaaagaaagaaagaaagaaagaaagaaagaaagaaagaaagaaagaaagaaagaaagaaagaaagaaagaaagaaagaaagaaagaaagaaagaaagaggaaaaaatgctCTCCCACCTGGCAATGAATTGGTTAATGCATATCAGACAGTGTCCATACATGAACTGGCAACTGTTTAACAAAGACACAAAGGTGGAAGAGAACATAGACATTTCTCATAAATATCTTAGTGCATCTCCTTAACATTTTACAATAACCATGACCCTAAAAAAAAGTGGACACCTTCCAGACCCAGCAATTTATACTTAAAATTAAagcatacaaatatttttttttatcaaaaggaCACAAACAGGTAACCAGGGGATGATACATTGTTTTAGGAAAACCATTGTATACAGTGGCTACTTGAAATTCTGatttatatttctaaattaaaattaaattgatCAGTGCTATAGTAGTATGTtcttaataaacacaaaaaacttAATCCTCtattaagatatttaaaaaGTTCTGGGGAGGGGGGGACATTTATGCAAAAGTCATCTATCAGTAAagagttaattatttttaaattgtggtTTTATTGGAAATGACCGATTTCATGTTTGTATTAGAATGACTGTCAATGCAGGATGTGTCCCCAATGAAAGGGGGCTTTGGTCACCCTATAAAGAAGAGGGCATTACAAATTAAATCTGTACAAAAGGTACCTCTGCTAGTTATTTAGTAGTGCACACATAAAATGGTGACTGGTGTTTATAATAGAAACAAACAGATACCATCCAAGGGGATGGGGTTGGACGCTCTCTGCAGTGCTTCTGAAAAAACACAATGCAATAGAAAAAGGATGGGctgctgaaagagttaaaacaaagcaaaactaaATCAGATTTCCTTTCACATGTGATTTGAATAAAACTGCTCTGAAACCACCCAAAGGGCTTATAACAGCTCAATTTTGCAGCCTTCAGGTTTAATCCATCAGTTGGTACTGTGATCAGTTCTGGTTTCTTCATCAGCATGTAGATGGTTGGAGAGTTCCTGGAGCACAGCAGCTTTGCCAATCTGATCATTCCGTCTCCTTTCCATAATGAGGTCCTCCAGGCTCTGGAACTCCAGAGTGTGACTCTTCTTCTCAGACAGCTGAATTTTTAACCTGTAGGGCTGTTTCCCTATCCTTATCTCTCCACCTATCTTGAATTCCCTCTTTCCATACCTGCACCATGCAGCAAAGCACTCAGAGTTCCTCCAGCTGAGCTCCTGGTCCTTGACCCCAACTTGATCCAGAGCATTCCTCACCACCATCTCTGGACTCAAAGGCTTGTATTTATACTGATTATTCACGATCCTACCTCTCCTGCCTTGGCTGGCATCTGTCATGAAGCTGTTGGTGATCTCTAACCTGTATAAATGCACCACTTGGAAGTCACCCACATACACCACCCAGTGTGGGTACTGGTTCTTGGCCACAAATTCCACCAGGTCCCCAGGCTTGCATTTGTTTAACAGGTTCTCCGGAGAATAGGTGCTCATCTGATCTCCATCTCCAAAGCCCTTCTCATAAATACAATCGTCTCTGTAGTACACAGAACACTCCACTTCATTGCAGTGATCGTATTGCAGCTCCTCCTGCAGAGACCCTTGTTTCTCCAGATCATGCCCTGTATCCTCCAGATCATCATCGTCTGCTGAGAAGATATAGGATACCCCTATCCTAGGTCCATCATCTTTATCCACACCAGTAGGATCCACCGTAGGGACCTCTTTGTAACTTAGATGAGTCAATTTCTCCACCTGATTCCCCATCTCCCTGGAAGATAAAAAGTATCCATCAGAGACACCAGGGATTTGTTCCCAGGCAGACTTTGCTTCCACCTGTTGGATGCAGAGGAACACTCAGCACAGTAACAGTGTAGCAAGGTGCAGCTAGGAAACCTGATCTGCTCTGCAAGTCACACAAGGAAGACATGTGCACCTGAGGGAGGCAAGTAGGCTGtgcctttcatttttaaccccttgcatCCTGCATGGTGCAATGGCAAAAACAAGAACCCTTTACCGACACAGCAGCAGAGCACAATAAGACAGGAGggtaagggttaatatttttttctctttaaaaatgcatgattAAGTTAAAAACACAACCCAGTAGCATTCAGCATGTTAATGGCTGTAAACAGCAGATAGATTAGCTCAGGACACACAATAGAAAGAGAAACTCACCAGGCAGCAGCAGAAGGTCTGTCTCCCACCTCTGTGAAGCTAGCTTAGTCCTGGCACAGGGGAGGACTGGCTAGTTGGAAGGATCATGTTTTGGGTGCCTGCCCTgatgggagttttttttttgttgtttttttgttttgtgccaGGCAGATCAACATGCAATGTAAGGAGTAGCTGCTTTCCTTCCAGCCAGCGCTGATCACTCCAGATCCAGCTGAGCACTCTTACAGCCCTGTGCATTTAAAGGGCCAGTGCACCTTTTACTGTCAAAAGAGCTTCCTGAAACCAAACTTCCTTATCTAaaccctcccccccccctccctttaTACATACAGCTAACTCTTAACTCATTCCCTGCCGGTGCCTTTTAATCACCACCCAGACTGTGAAATCCACAGCATTTCGCTTACTATGTATCAAAAAGTAACGATCCAGCAGCGCGTATTAGTAAACAGGgcatgtgtttgtttgtgtgatttATTTCCCAAATAATCAGCCAAGATAAAGCGAAATACGTTCACTGCCGGAGCTGCCGGTAGAAATCTGACAGATCTCAAGCAGTATGTGCTGAATTTGCACAGCAAAGCATGTTCCGTCTTGTTATTTTTGGAGCAATTTCATTGAAACTAAGCTTTGCTCGGCTGCCATCCTTCCCCCCTTCTAATTTTTTATACAAGGAAAATCCAAATTTAATTGAATCGCTGCCGCAGttggaaatatttaatttttaagccGCTTTAACATtgcttttaaccctctgtactCTGAGGGTAATTAAAGAATCCCGCTTTGAGACTCTAACCcatgtccaaaaaaaatgtgttagtcAAATAACTTAATAGCCAACATGTAGTTCCAGGCTGTTGAATGTTACTGCAGCTACAGGGATCCCTGGGTTGCCTAAATCTGTTCACATGCTGTTGctgggcatcatgggagttgtagttcaaaaTCTTTTGTTTGGATACCCTTGAAATGTACAAAGGCTTCTCATCGCTGCTTCTCAAGTGGTCCGCAAACTTCCTACttaacaaataatataataatatgtataatacgcCATTTATAATAAActcctttaaagggacagtttaatgtctctgGCAGCCGCAGTAAAATAGAGAGAGTGCACCTTAAAGTACTTTTTGAATTTGCAAAGGGCACGCCACAAAATTTAAAGGAACCACAAAGCTGTCATATCCATTAAAGAGCgtttgatggctggagtgtccctttaatacattTAGAGTTATCTATAATTATGGTGTTTTCTAAACGGCTCCCTAGCCGGTTTATCCTTCTCTGCtcatgttttgttcttttagcCGGTGACAGGGTCACCCTATGCTGTCAACCTATTTTTTTAGTGATTTTGCCTAGTCTGGGTGTTTGTGGGACATacttattagcttttatttatataataataataataatgtcccaCAAACACTCGGACTTTGCAAAGTCACTAAAAAATTTATACctttcaacatttcaaatggccaaagagggacagttTTGTTTAGGGTGTGTGGCTGGTGGGTTAAGCTTTACGAAGACTTTCTGTATGGTCGAATAAGagatttagaagaagaagagtgtattttatttacagattaaTTCCTTGTGTGTTTATACACATTAAtgtggcttttagggctgtagaaccctgtgataccctcatacccagcaaacattctgagctcctagaaaagagggacaccaGAGGAGGGCTTAgggcccaaagagggactgtccttgctaaagagggacacttaggAGGTATGGTACGTTAGTGACATTGCACGCACACCATGCTGCATAATACAGCAACACGATACAGGAGAGCTACACAATGCTGACAGCCTAGCATGGCATGACCTGGTATCGTTTTGTTTCAGAATCCCGTATTGGGTATACCTCACAAAATGCTCACCTTTGAGGGTGGGAAATTCTTTGCAACTAcccaaacatttgaatggtaaatgtgttataaatgccagggttatgatgtcataaccttgATCGAATGCAAACAGTATAAAACAGAGTATACTCCATGTCTGCTCTCATGCAACTAACCCTAACCCTTTTGGAGCCAGGTAAAGGAGCTGGGTTGaaattagggtgaccacattggccgTGTTTTCCTGGAcatgtataatttttacatattgctgaccagcccagataaaatgctgccctgcagtatgtgggatgtgtAGACTTAcagaagggaaccaattagtcggttatacatcctccatactgcagggcagcatttttaTCCGGGCTGGTCAGCAAATATTATACGTGCCGTGGAAagcatggctgatgtggtcagcGTAGTTGAAATGAGCAGAGGTGGGTGC encodes:
- the LRATD2 gene encoding protein LRATD2 yields the protein MGNQVEKLTHLSYKEVPTVDPTGVDKDDGPRIGVSYIFSADDDDLEDTGHDLEKQGSLQEELQYDHCNEVECSVYYRDDCIYEKGFGDGDQMSTYSPENLLNKCKPGDLVEFVAKNQYPHWVVYVGDFQVVHLYRLEITNSFMTDASQGRRGRIVNNQYKYKPLSPEMVVRNALDQVGVKDQELSWRNSECFAAWCRYGKREFKIGGEIRIGKQPYRLKIQLSEKKSHTLEFQSLEDLIMERRRNDQIGKAAVLQELSNHLHADEETRTDHSTN